The proteins below come from a single Clupea harengus chromosome 21, Ch_v2.0.2, whole genome shotgun sequence genomic window:
- the erap1a gene encoding endoplasmic reticulum aminopeptidase 1 — protein sequence MGGLRLCFILYYALIATLCVVHPSKAEPLASKPPFPWNKMRLPEIVQPLHYDLFIHPNLTYLNFSGTVQIQIHVQEETRFIILHSKDLQIIRATFQSSGHQRHLRVLDFPAFEQIAVVSDDFAISRGLHVISVEFTANLSESLHGFYKGTYKTKDGETRVMASTQFEATHARQAFPCFDEPAFKANFTIRVRREPRHIALSNMPKLKTVEQPGGLLDDYFDTSVRMSTYLVAFIVCDFLSIRKTTEHGVEISVYAVPDKIDQAGYALETAVKLLDFYDDYFNIPYPLPKQDLAAIPEFQSGAMENWGLTTYRESGLLFDPEKSSPSDKLGITKVIAHELAHQWFGNLVTMQWWNDLWLNEGFAKFMEFMSVDITHPELQVNDYFLSKCFRAMEVDALSSSHPISTPVENPAEIREMFDDVSYQKGACVLNMLRDFLTPEAFKMGIIRYLRRHSYQNTVNAHLWESLSSVCHSDETGQGRMKLDGFCGGGKSRSEASKWFMQDELDVKAIMDTWTLQEGFPVITVEVKGREVRLDQQRYLKGGDPDKTSSFLWQVPLTYITSHSSTVQRFLLKARKDVLYLPEEVEWIKFNVDMRGYYIVHYESGGWDALIKLLRLNHTALSSNDRASLINNIFQLVSIGKVPLDKALDLTLYLSQEEEAMPVTQGFSELVPLYKLMEKRDMEQLENDMKVSARLIIWLSHLLEATFVFSFAYTTFK from the exons ATGGGAGGCTTACGTCTCTGTTTCATACTGTATTATGCTTTAATCGCAACCCTTTGTGTTGTCCACCCATCTAAGGCTGAACCACTGGCCAGCAAACCGCCATTTCCATGGAACAAAATGCGGTTACCAGAAATTGTTCAACCGCTACACTACGACCTCTTTATTCACCCAAACTTGACGTATCTTAACTTTTCGGGAACTGTTCAGATACAAATACACGTGCAAGAAGAAACCCGTTTCATTATTCTTCACAGTAAAGACCTCCAAATCATCAGAGCAACTTTTCAGTCGTCAGGTCATCAACGACACCTTAGAGTGTTAGATTTCCCAGCTTTCGAGCAAATTGCTGTTGTATCTGATGACTTCGCCATTAGTAGAGGACTACATGTCATCAGTGTAGAATTTACAGCTAACCTCTCTGAGAGTTTACACGGATTTTATAAAGgaacatacaaaacaaaagatGGCGAGACCAG GGTGATGGCATCAACCCAGTTTGAGGCCACTCATGCCCGCCAAGCCTTTCCCTGCTTCGATGAGCCTGCCTTCAAAGCAAACTTCACCATACGTGTACGCAGAGAACCCAGGCACATTGCGCTGTCCAACATGCCCAAG CTCAAGACAGTGGAGCAGCCAGGAGGTCTCCTGGATGATTACTTTGACACCAGCGTGAGAATGAGCACCTACCTGGTGGCCTTCATCGTATGCGATTTCCTCTCCATTCGAAAGACCACCGAGCATGGCGTTGAA ATCTCAGTGTATGCCGTGCCTGATAAAATCGACCAGGCAGGATACGCTTTAGAGACTGCGGTGAAGCTCCTCGACTTTTATGATGATTACTTCAACATCCCATATCCTCTTCCAAAGCAAG ATCTAGCAGCAATCCCAGAGTTCCAGTCCGGCGCCATGGAAAACTGGGGTCTAACGACATACAGGGAGTCAGGGCTCCTTTTCGATCCAGAGAAATCATCACCTTCAGACAAACTGGGAATAACAAAAGTCATTGCCCATGAATTGGCCCACCAG TGGTTTGGGAACTTGGTGACTatgcagtggtggaatgacctgtGGCTGAATGAGGGCTTTGCCAAGTTTATGGAGTTTATGTCTGTTGACATAACCCACCCAGAGCTACAAGTG AATGACTACTTTCTGTCGAAGTGTTTCCGGGCCATGGAGGTAGACGCCCTGAGCTCCTCACACCCCATCTCCACCCCAGTGGAGAACCCTGCCGAGATCAGAGAGATGTTTGATGACGTCTCCTACCAAAAG GGCGCATGTGTTTTGAACATGCTCAGAGACTTCCTGACTCCTGAAGCTTTTAAAATGGGCATCATCCGCTACCTGAGGCGACACAGTTACCAGAACACGGTCAATGCCCACCTCTGGGAAAGCCTATCCAGT GTCTGTCATTCTGATGAAACAGGTCAGGGCAGAATGAAATTGGATGGATTTTGTGGTGGAGGCAAGTCCAGAAGTGAGGCGTCT AAATGGTTCATGCAAGACGAGCTGGATGTGAAAGCCATCATGGATACATGGACCCTGCAAGAGGGATTTCCTGTGATTACTgtggaggtcaaaggtcgagAAGTCAGATTGGATCAGCAGAGGTATCTGAAAGGGGGAGATCCTGACAAGACATCAAG TTTCCTTTGGCAAGTTCCACTCACCTACATCACCAGTCACTCCAGCACTGTGCAGAGATTTCTGCTGAAGGCCAGAAAAG ATGTATTATACCTGccggaggaggtggagtggatTAAGTTTAACGTGGACATGAGAGGATATTACATCGTCCACTACGAGTCGGGGGGATGGGACGCTTTGATCAAGCTTCTGCGGCTTAACCACACAGCTCTCAGCAGCAACGACAGAGCCAGCCTCATCAACAATATCTTCCAGCTGGTCAG CATAGGTAAGGTGCCTCTGGACAAAGCTCTGGACCTGACCCTGTACCTgagtcaggaggaggaggccatgcCTGTGACCCAGGGCTTCAGTGAGCTCGTCCCTCTTTACAAACTCATGGAGAAGAGGGACATGGAGCAGCTGGAGAACGACATGAAGGTCTCTGCACGTTTGATCATTTGGTTATCACATTTATTGGAGGCTACATTTGTATTTTCATTTGCATATACCACCTTTAAATAA